The following are from one region of the Mauremys reevesii isolate NIE-2019 linkage group 2, ASM1616193v1, whole genome shotgun sequence genome:
- the XIRP1 gene encoding xin actin-binding repeat-containing protein 1 isoform X2 — MAELQNQTSSKVNGKKMEEDLPPPPLQDSFQASTSLAGSQDSNPLPPPKESFSKFYQQRQVNELKRLYRHMHPELRKNLEEAVTEDLAEMLNTEDPSAQASVNLDAVLPGEVQSMRWIFENWTLDSIGEHQATKKLAEEETIPSGDVKSTSRRFESQSLNGDRLSALTEVPTTVHTKGDVRTARWLFETQPLDSLNKMYSDETDVQEAVLKEPVQRGDVKGAKQLFETYSLEALGHYSSVEEQSILQLKSEIQELKGDVKKTIKLFQTEPLCAIRDKTGNIHEIKSVCREEIQSNAVRTARWLFETQPLDTINKDTSKVKIIRGISLEEAGRRDVSGARWMFETQPLDAIKELTVEESDFKASMEFVEGADVSKQRLLFETQPLDSLKGEVSDSGPAKEEVIGGDVKSTLWLFETQPMETLKDNFEVGHLKRVGLLEEERGDVKQRKHVFETCPLGSISKASSEDPPSASNVQEVMKGDVKSFKNLFETLPLDSIKQSDAEPITKQEEEIPAGNVKANQFLFETTPLYAIKDSFGNFHKVTSVSREQVMSGDVKNYKWMFETKPLDQFDDSTEKVDIIRGITKQEVIAGDVRTAKWLFETQPIDVIHHQANQTEEHSSVKREVTQRGDVKTCKWLFETQPIDTLYEKVEKKQEGESSVPQADVKSCTWMFETQPLDSLKGQEEQYLQVSKAYCQDDLQGVDVKTVRHLFETEPLVTNASSETDSKKMVRYSSHVEIQSGEVSRVKEFFETKPLDVPGKLAASMKENGVPADGNIEAGSVHKFTWLFENFPMDTIKNNTEGIQEIPPEKDIEGGDIGGKRFIFETYSLDQIHDKVDETEIKRIQEETMSKASIKSCTMLFESLPLYAIQDKEGEYHEVTSVKKEEIMKGDLKGARWLFETKPLDQIKKEEEVFIIRAVTQEDIKKGDVQSARWRFETEPLDSFSGGKRSVARTVDDVQKGDVQSNKQLFESQQVSQKKYVRMVSVSDVQQGDVRTSTWLFENQPIDSLKGESEGSSSMTTVQREDSQKGDVKRCTWLFETQPMDSLKDPEGSASTHAPEVVPCADVKSTTWLFETTPLDKLSSSKHRTETEVKERTVRETLEGLCACQAIQHDGILIEANDVGSVRMVKYQFSRQSTPEIQKEEIVGGNLQRIMLQLLHRTNVEPQGMLVEEDEEGKIKVSPLQLLDPSEADKSKEELRDDVAKALQRLLSQDASIKKGMVMQETEVGSVKMTIYSLLHHSVQQEVVKGDVKSTIGNLLASSQEQRMMATVKREDNEKGNVQLYTSCIEKGDLDYLKNLQRESEIESLVSSQAEQQPAELIQQDVQGANMPALQQEEPAEKVTADVGQGGIKGSKRVLMCEAVSKENKLEREAVHAGGQALSLPTGMGKEDIVCGDIQASPQSLQKAKNGSRKAEREERVSRDVKEVKIAPQGAASTQVAAQKDDMARSQCSVAGETSQATKKLEEQALGSDLQAAMQSLRLATAEAKSIQHQVQSKRHKSTEEIHLASKQQASSISGPVSLQSTVRQQECAPGKQHQASATVRVQELSKSHASVPQKSMMSHKKLL; from the exons ATGGCAGAGCTTCAGAACCAGACGTCATCTAAAGTGAATGGCAAGAAAATGGAAGAGGACTtaccgccccctcccctgcaagaCTCATTCCAGGCCTCTACTtccctggctgggagccaggattcaaACCCACTGCCTCCCCCTAAGGAATCCTTCTCAAAGTTCTACCAGCAGCGCCAGGTGAATGAGCTAAAAAGGCTCTACAGGCACATGCATCCTGAGCTGAGGAAGAACCTGGAGGAAGCTGTGACTGAGGATCTGGCGGAAATGCTCAACACGGAAGATCCCAGTGCCCAGGCCTCCGTGAATCTGGATGCAGTGCTCCCGGGGGAGGTTCAGTCCATGCGCTGGATCTTCGAAAACTGGACGCTAGACTCTATTGGGGAGCATCAAGCCACTAAGAAGTTGGCAGAGGAGGAAACCATCCCAAGCGGGGATGTGAAAAGCACCTCCAGGAGGTTCGAAAGCCAGTCGTTAAACGGAGACAGGCTGTCTGCGTTGACCGAAGTGCCCACGACAGTCCACACCAAAGGGGACGTGCGTACAGCCCGGTGGCTGTTTGAAACCCAGCCGCTGGACTCCTTAAACAAAATGTACTCAGATGAAACAGACGTGCAGGAGGCAGTTCTCAAGGAGCCTGTTCAAAGAGGGGATGTGAAAGGTGCCAAGCAACTCTTTGAAACCTACTCCCTGGAAGCGCTGGGCCACTACAGCTCAGTGGAGGAGCAGAGTATCCTGCAGCTCAAATCAGAAATCCAGGAGCTAAAGGGTGATGTCAAGAAAACCATCAAGCTGTTCCAGACCGAGCCACTCTGTGCCATCAGAGACAAAACCGGCAACATCCACGAGATCAAATCTGTCTGCAGAGAAGAAATACAGAGCAATGCGGTCAGGACAGCTCGCTGGCTGTTTGAGACTCAGCCACTGGATACCATCAACAAGGACACCTCCAAAGTGAAAATTATCCGGGGGATTTCATTAGAAGAGGCAGGAAGGAGGGATGTCAGTGGAGCAAGGTGGATGTTTGAAACTCAGCCACTTGATGCAATCAAAGAATTGACAGTGGAAGAAAGTGATTTCAAGGCTTCCATGGAATTCGTTGAAGGGGCAGATGTCAGTAAGCAGCGTCTACTTTTTGAGACCCAGCCTCTTGACTCTCTGAAAGGAGAAGTCTCAGACAGCGGCCCAGCCAAGGAAGAAGTCATCGGTGGTGACGTGAAATCTACACTCTGGCTGTTTGAAACCCAACCAATGGAAACCCTGAAAGATAATTTTGAAGTGGGCCATTTAAAGAGAGTGGGGCTTTTGGAAGAGGAGAGGGGGGATGTGAAGCAAAGAAAGCATGTCTTTGAGACCTGTCCCCTTGGCAGCATCTCCAAGGCATCCTCAGAAGACCCCCCCTCAGCCTCTAACGTACAAGAGGTGATGAAAGGAGATGTAAAATCTTTCAAGAACCTGTTTGAGACTCTCCCATTAGACAGCATTAAGCAGTCTGATGCTGAGCCTATCACCAAACAAGAAGAGGAGATACCAGCTGGGAACGTCAAAGCCAACCAGTTCCTGTTTGAGACAACACCTTTGTACGCCATCAAAGACAGCTTTGGAAACTTCCACAAGGTCACCTCCGTAAGCAGAGAGCAGGTCATGAGCGGCGATGTCAAGAACTACAAATGGATGTTTGAAACCAAACCTTTGGACCAGTTTGATGACAGCACTGAGAAGGTGGATATAATCAGAGGGATCACAAAGCAGGAAGTGATAGCTGGCGATGTCAGAACAGCGAAATGGCTCTTTGAAACCCAGCCCATTGATGTCATCCATCACCAAGCCAACCAAACAGAAGAGCACTCCTCGGTGAAAAGAGAGGTTACCCAGCGGGGTGATGTAAAGACTTGCAAGTGGCTGTTTGAGACACAGCCCATTGACACCCTGTATGAGAAAGTGGAGAAAAAGCAGGAAGGGGAAAGCTCTGTACCACAGGCTGACGTTAAGTCGTGCACATGGATGTTTGAGACCCAGCCCCTGGACTCCCTGAAAGGCCAGGAGGAGCAGTATTTGCAGGTCAGCAAAGCATACTGCCAAGATGACTTACAAGGAGTCGACGTCAAAACTGTCAGACATCTGTTTGAGACTGAACCACTGGTCACCAATGCCTCCAGTGAGACTGACTCAAAGAAAATGGTCAGGTACTCCAGCCACGTGGAGATACAGTCCGGGGAAGTGTCTCGGGTGAAGGAGTTCTTTGAAACCAAGCCCTTGGATGTACCGGGTAAACTGGCTGCATCCATGAAGGAGAATGGAGTCCCTGCAGATGGGAACATTGAAGCTGGATCAGTGCACAAGTTCACCTGGCTCTTTGAGAACTTCCCCATGGATACTATAAAGAACAACACTGAGGGCATCCAAGAAATCCCCCCCGAGAAGGATATCGAGGGCGGGGACATCGGAGGCAAGAGGTTCATTTTTGAGACCTACTCCCTAGACCAGATTCATGACAAGGTGGATGAGACGGAGATCAAGAGGATTCAGGAGGAGACAATGAGCAAAGCCAGCATCAAGTCCTGCACCATGCTCTTTGAGAGCCTCCCCCTATATGCCATCCAGGACAAGGAGGGGGAATACCATGAGGTCACCTCAGTGAAGAAGGAAGAAATAATGAAAGGTGACTTGAAAGGTGCCCGGTGGCTCTTTGAAACCAAACCTCTGGATCAAATCaagaaggaggaggaagtgtTCATCATCAGGGCTGTCACCCAAGAGGACATCAAGAAAGGGGATGTCCAGTCTGCCCGATGGAGGTTTGAGACAGAGCCTCTTGATTCCTTCTCTGGGGGGAAGAGGTCTGTGGCCAGGACAGTGGATGATGTACAGAAAGGAGACGTCCAGTCCAACAAGCAGCTTTTCGAGTCTCAGCAGGTGAGCCAGAAGAAATATGTGAGGATGGTCAGCGTCAGCGACGTCCAGCAGGGCGACGTGAGGACATCCACCTGGCTTTTTGAGAACCAGCCCATCGATTCCCTGAAGGGAGAGTCTGAAGGAAGCTCCAGCATGACCACTGTGCAGAGAGAAGACAGCCAGAAAGGGGATGTGAAGCGCTGCACCTGGCTGTTTGAAACTCAGCCCATGGACAGTCTCAAAGACCCCGAGGGGTCTGCCAGCACCCATGCCCCAGAGGTGGTCCCTTGTGCTGATGTGAAGAGCACAACGTGGCTGTTTGAAACCACCCCTCTGGATAAACTCAGCTCTTCTAAACACAGAACTGAAACTGAGGTGAAAGAGAGGACAGTGAGGGAGACTTTGGAAGGCCTCTGCGCCTGCCAAGCCATCCAGCATGACGGGATCCTCATCGAAGCCAATGACGTAGGGAGCGTGAGGATGGTGAAGTACCAGTTCAGCAGGCAAAGTACTCCAGAGATCCAAAAGGAAGAGATTGTGGGAGGCAATTTGCAAAGGATCATGCTGCAACTACTGCACAGGACCAATGTGgagccccaggggatgctggtggaggaggacgaggagggcAAGATCAAAGTCAGCCCGCTGCAGCTACTGGACCCAAGCGAAGCCGATAAAAGCAAAGAAGAGTTGAGGGATGATGTTGCTAAGGCTCTCCAAAGGCTCCTTAGCCAAGATGCCTCCATCAAAAAGGGAATGGTCATGCAAGAGACAGAGGTGGGGTCAGTGAAGATGACTATCTACTCCCTCCTGCACCACTCCGTCCAGCAGGAAGTTGTCAAGGGGGATGTGAAGTCAACTATAGGGAACCTGCTGGCTTcctcacaagagcagaggatgatGGCAACCGTCAAACGGGAGGACAACGAGAAGGGGAATGTCCAGTTGTACACCAGCTGCATCGAGAAGGGAGACCTGGACTATCTAAAGAACCTGCAGCGGGAGTCCGAGATAGAGTCCCTCGTGTCCTCTCAAGCAGAACAGCAGCCAGCTGAACTCATCCAGCAGGATGTGCAAGGGGCTAATATGCCTGCCTTGcaacaggaagagccagcagaAAAAGTGACTGCAGATGTGGGACAAGGGGGCATTAAGGGGTCTAAAAGAGTGCTCATGTGTGAAGCTGTTAGCAAAGAGAACAAGTTAGAAAGAGAGGCAGTGCATGCAGGTGGACAAGCCCTGAGCCTGCCCACAGGGATGGGAAAGGAAGATATTGTGTGTGGGGATATTCAGGCGAGCCCACAGTCACTGCAAAAGGCTAAGAATGGCAGcaggaaggcagagagagaggagagagtctCTAGAGATGTGAAGGAAGTAAAGATTGCACCACAGGGAGCAGCCTCCACCCAAGTGGCAGCTCAGAAAGATGACATGGCCAGAAGCCAGTGTTCAGTGGCAGGGGAAACCAGCCAGGCGACAAAAAAACTGGAGGAGCAGGCCCTTGGAAGTGATCTTCAAGCCGCAATGCAAAGTCTGAggctggccacagctgaggcgAAAAGCATTCAGCACCAAGTCCAGAGTAAGCGCCACAAGAGCACGGAGGAAATCCATCTCGCCTCTAAGCAGCAGGCATCCAGCATTTCAGGGCCAGTGAGCCTGCAATCAACTGTTCGCCAGCAGGAATGTGCACCTGGCAAGCAGCATCAAGCCAGTGCCACCGTCAGAGTCCAGGAGTTATCCAAGTCCCACGCAAGTGTGCCTCAGAAGAGCATGATGTCTCACAAAAAG ttgCTGTGA